One Osmerus eperlanus chromosome 16, fOsmEpe2.1, whole genome shotgun sequence DNA segment encodes these proteins:
- the amph gene encoding amphiphysin isoform X2, translated as MAEIKTGIFAKNVQKRLSRAQEKVLQKLGKADETKDEQFEQCVQNFKRQESEGSRLQREMRAYLTAVKAMQQASINLTESLHEVYEPDWHGKDDVMTIGKDCDALWEDFHQKLVDSTIITLDNYLQQFPDLKIRVAKRSRKLIDFDSARHHLETLQASTMRNDRKIVKAEDELKKAQKVFDELNVGLQDELPTLWDSRVGFYVNTFKSVTHIEAKFHREISLLCKQLYEVMTKLGEQHSDKMFTIQGAPSDSGPLRLARTPSPPSDDSPPDSPVASPNHSLRPVSPGPPRPKSPSQGPPVPPPPKVTPTKELHQEQIINLFGDEFLPPPAMSPSLPNERPGESLMDMDFDPFTPNTPMGQPVSPVGQALPWDMWTANVEPAQPPDSGSVRTVGAEERGGCSDPSSTTDFNPGFPAFPEQGGDSGFVADWAADFGPTPENGDSVPAAAEAAARQAPTAGQEEAQDGAQSWHQADGWGGDTGEAAVAAQPQEREAASGDEVSGWDPNPQPNPNCYLSGEEGGQSMQETGQRPSEVGPGGWEAGLEEGGADPGAEEAGRGDRRKSTPGLRITNEHDQEIEDTTEGSEHGLYLTQGGRDGSTPERGLSGLADLDGSGSEYETAQEWGDGIGHGDGWASADDEPAPTDALADQDSTSAQGGFADWASGDLTDQNEHAQESRFGNDAFAPDWAQTTDQASIQPAETEIISVPEHSQSAAESFNSTNLFSVGKDPFEHTGVPLEDSLSREKVIGFASASFFNTFGGLEGLETHGGGGFEPNTSTETLGKDGMSGFESDPFAEIQGGGGFESDPFAETQGGGGFESDPFAATQGGGGFESDPFAATQGGGFESDPFAETQGGGGFESDPFAETQGGGGFESDPFAETQGGGGFEVDSFAETQGHAVEQGFSTDLFVNTQGGGGFESDPFTNTKEGSGVAGDFATDPFAETTTEGGTSWAADPFGNTPSAGTEGATNNTGSWQEVSDSSGFFSDGQRDFLAFPGAGGSEGAAKEVSTPRAHKEPENSDLSEDEVANRRYGKLYQEIDTEKEEVTNNAFNGFSQDSSAPAFFADFDKMNESTGVPATAATEADVDTITAVATEAAEGAAACETEAGPEAVAEATPEAAPEAVPEARPEAAPEARPEAAPEARPEAAPEARPEAAPEAAPEARPEAAPETGPETAEGQEPAASTEEAEETRSSTAPKEKTPASPVESPDEPAATEGAEQAEVLPVEEAETPPPIEEVPLECVANPEERKEPPLEEAPTVVAEPVDENPKEATVATTEGPAEVGPEEEKMPIPSVVIEPASSNEGDDDRDGDIISPTTISDNGVAPDNQPAKDISSSGGFPLDFMYKVETLHDFEAANSDELELKKGDIVLVVPTALAEDQDAGWLTGMKESEWSQLGADAHKGLFPENFTQRLD; from the exons GTGCTGCAGAAATTGGGTAAAGCGGACGAGACAAAAGATGAACAGTTTGAACAATGTGTCCAGAACTTCAAGAGACAGGAG TCAGAGGGCTCCCGACTGCAGAGGGAAATGAGGGCGTACTTGACAGCTGTGAAAG CAATGCAACAGGCTTCAATAAACTTGACAGAGTCACTACATGAAGTCTATGAGCCAGATTGGCATGGGAAGGATGATGTCATGACGATCGGGAAG GATTGTGATGCCTTGTGGGAGGACTTTCATCAAAAGCTAGTGGACTCGACAATAATCACATTGGACAACTACCTCCAACAGTTCCCTGATCTTAAG ATCCGTGTTGCAAAAAGAAGCAGAAAGCTGATTGACTTTGACAGTGCACGGCACCATCTAGAGACCCTTCAGGCATCAACCATGAGAAATGACCGGAAGATCGTGAAG gCAGAAGATGAGTTGAAAAAGGCCCAGAAGGTGTTTGATGAGCTAAATGTTGGTTTACAGGACGAGCTGCCCACTCTTTGGGACAG CCGAGTTGGATTCTATGTGAACACGTTCAAGAGTGTGACACACATTGAGGCCAAATTCCATCGGGAAATCTCCTTA CTCTGCAAACAGCTGTATGAAGTGATGACCAAACTTGGAGAGCAGCATTCTGACAAAATGTTCACCATTCAGGGAGCTCCAAG TGATTCGGGACCTTTGCGTCTCGCAAGGACTCCATCACCCCCAAGTGATGATAGTCCACCTGACAGCCCAGTAGCAAGTCCAAACCACTCTCTAAGGCCTGTTTCTCCTGGTCCACCAAGGCCCAAATCACCATCACAG GGGCCACCGGTACCCCCACCACCAAAGGTCACTCCCACCAAGGAGCTGCACCAGGAGCAGATCATCAACCTGTTTGGTGACGAATTCCTACCACCGCCTGCAATGTCGCCATCACTG CCCAACGAGAGACCAGGTGAATCTCTCATGGATATGGACTTTGATCCCTTCACCCCAAACACTCCAATGGGGCAGCCTGTGTCACCAGTGGGACAG GCATTACCCTGGGACATGTGGACG GCAAATGTTGAACCTGCACAGCCT CCGGACTCTGGGTCTGTGAGAACTGTGGGtgctgaggagaggggcggttgTAGTGATCCCTCAAGCACTACTGACTTTAACCCTGGGTTCCCCGCATTCCCTGAGCAGGGTGGAGACTCTGGCTTCGTTGCAGACTGGGCCGCTGACTTTGGCCCCACTCCAGAGAACGGAGACTCTGTTCCTGCGGCTGCTGAAGCTGCAGCCCGTCAAGCTCCTACTGCAGGGCAAGAAGAGGCCCAGGATGGGGCCCAGAGCTGGCACCAGGCAGACGGCTGGGGCGGGGACACAGGGGAGGCGGCAGTAGCAGCACagccacaggagagagaggcagcatctGGAGATGAGGTTAGCGGCTGGGACCCAAACCCCCAACCTAACCCCAACTGTTATttatctggagaggagggtggccAGTCCATGCAGGAAACAGGACAGAGGCCATCAGAGGTAGGGCCAGGGGGATGGGAGGCAGGTTTAGAAGAAGGAGGGGCTGATCCAGGGGCggaagaggcaggcaggggggacCGCCGCAAATCCACGCCGGGGCTTCGCATCACCAACGAGCATGACCAGGAGATTGAAGATACCACTGAGGGCAGTGAGCACGGCTTGTACCTGacacagggaggaagagatggctCCACACCAGAGAGGGGACTATCTGGCCTGGCAGACCTAGATGGTTCAGGCTCTGAATATGAGACAGCACAGGAGTGGGGCGATGGAATAGGCCATGGTGATGGATGGGCCAGCGCTGACGATGAACCTGCACCCACTGATGCCTTGGCAGATCAGGACAGTACCTCTGCCCAAGGAGGTTTTGCTGATTGGGCTTCAGGTGATCTGACTGACCAAAACGAGCATGCTCAGGAAAGCCGATTTGGCAATGATGCCTTTGCACCGGACTGGGCCCAAACAACAGATCAAGCCTCAATACAGCCAGCAGAAACAGAAATAATAAGTGTACCAGAACACTCCCAGAGTGCAGCTGAATCTTTTAACAGCACCAACCTGTTCAGTGTAGGAAAAGACCCATTCGAACACACAGGAGTGCCCCTAGAAGATAGCTTGTCCAGAGAAAAAGTCATAGGATTTGCATCTGCCTCTTTTTTCAATACCTTTGGGGGTTTGGAGGGGTTGGAGACCCATGGTGGAGGTGGATTTGAACCAAATACCTCCACAGAAACTCTTGGGAAGGATGGGATGAGTGGATTTGAATCAGATCCTTTTGCAGAAATTCAAGGGGGAGGTGGGTTTGAGTCAGATCCCTTTGCAGAAACTCAAGGGGGAGGTGGGTTTGAGTCAGATCCCTTTGCAGCAACTCAAGGGGGAGGTGGGTTTGAGTCAGATCCCTTTGCAGCAACTCAAGGAGGTGGGTTTGAGTCAGATCCCTTTGCAGAAACTCAAGGGGGAGGTGGGTTCGAGTCAGATCCCTTTGCAGAAACTCAAGGGGGAGGTGGGTTCGAGTCAGATCCCTTTGCAGAAACTCAAGGGGGAGGTGGTTTTGAGGTAGATTCCTTTGCAGAAACTCAGGGGCATGCTGTGGAGCAAGGATTTTCAACAGATCTCTTTGTGAACACtcagggtggaggtgggttCGAGTCAGACCCTTTTACTAATACCAAGGAGGGAAGTGGGGTAGCAGGTGATTTTGCTACAGATCCTTTTGCAGAAACCACCACAGAAGGTGGGACAAGTTGGGCAGCAGACCCTTTTGGCAATACACCATCAGCAGGAACAGAAGGTGCCACCAATAACACCGGCTCCTGGCAGGAAGTTAGCGACAGCAGTGGATTCTTCTCAGATGGACAGCGCGATTTTCTTGCCTTTCCTGGTGCAGGAGGCAGCGAAGGAGCAGCGAAGGAAGTAAGCACCCCCAGAGCTCACAAAGAGCCAGAGAATTCGGACCTGTCTGAAGACGAGGTGGCAAACCGGAGATACGGAAAGTTGTATCAAGAGATAGatacagagaaggaagag gtGACCAACAATGCATTTAATGGATTTTCACAG GATTCCAGTGCCCCAGCATTCTTTGCTGATTTTGATAAAATG AATGAGTCCACTGGTGTCCCTGCCACCGCTGCCACTGAGGCTGATGTGGACACTATAACAGCTGTTGCCACTGAAGCTGCAGAGGGTGCTGCTGCCTGCGAGACAGAGGCAGGGCCTGAGGCAGTCGCAGAGGCAACCCCAGAGGCAGCCCCAGAGGCAGTCCCAGAGGCAAGGCCTGAGGCAGCCCCAGAGGCAAGGCCTGAGGCAGCCCCAGAGGCCAGGCCTGAGGCAGCCCCAGAGGCCAGGCCTGAGGCAGCCCCAGAGGCAGCCCCAGAAGCCAGACCTGAGGCAGCCCCAGAGACAGGGCCTGAGACAGCTGAGGGCCAGGAGCCTGCTGCCTCTACTGAGGAGGCTGAGGAAACCAGGAGTTCCACTGCCCCTAAAGAGAAGACGCCTGCT TCCCCTGTTGAGTCTCCTGATGAGCCTGCTGCCACTGAGGGGGCTGAACAAGCCGAG GTCCTCCCTGTTGAAGAGGCTGAAACACCACCCCCTATTGAGGAAGTACCGCTG GAATGTGTTGCCAAcccggaggaaaggaaggagccCCCCCTGGAGGAGGCTCCG ACCGTAGTGGCTGAGCCAGTGGATGAGAACCCTAAGGAGGCTACTGTGGCCACCACTGAGGGTCCTGCAGAGGTGGGGCCGGAGGAG GAGAAGATGCCCATCCCATCTGTGGTGATTGAACCCGCCTCTAGCAACGAGGGTGATGATGACCGTGACGGTGACATAATCTCCCCAACAACTATCAGTGACAATGGGGTGGCACCTGATAACCAACCAGCCAAAGACATCAGTTCCTCTGGTGGATTTCCCCTTGACTTCATGTATAAG GTAGAGACCCTGCATGATTTTGAGGCAGCAAACTCGGATGAGCTTGAACTGAAGAAAGGTGACATTGTTCTAGTCGTCCCCACAGCTCTTGCAGAAGATCAG GATGCTGGTTGGCTGACGGGTATGAAGGAAAGTGAATGGTCACAGCTAGGAGCTGATGCCCATAAAGGACTCTTCCCAGAAAACTTCACACAGCGTTTGGATTAA
- the amph gene encoding amphiphysin isoform X5: MAEIKTGIFAKNVQKRLSRAQEKVLQKLGKADETKDEQFEQCVQNFKRQESEGSRLQREMRAYLTAVKAMQQASINLTESLHEVYEPDWHGKDDVMTIGKDCDALWEDFHQKLVDSTIITLDNYLQQFPDLKIRVAKRSRKLIDFDSARHHLETLQASTMRNDRKIVKAEDELKKAQKVFDELNVGLQDELPTLWDSRVGFYVNTFKSVTHIEAKFHREISLLCKQLYEVMTKLGEQHSDKMFTIQGAPSDSGPLRLARTPSPPSDDSPPDSPVASPNHSLRPVSPGPPRPKSPSQLRKGPPVPPPPKVTPTKELHQEQIINLFGDEFLPPPAMSPSLPNERPGESLMDMDFDPFTPNTPMGQPVSPVGQALPWDMWTANVEPAQPGGDSGFVADWAADFGPTPENGDSVPAAAEAAARQAPTAGQEEAQDGAQSWHQADGWGGDTGEAAVAAQPQEREAASGDEVSGWDPNPQPNPNCYLSGEEGGQSMQETGQRPSEVGPGGWEAGLEEGGADPGAEEAGRGDRRKSTPGLRITNEHDQEIEDTTEGSEHGLYLTQGGRDGSTPERGLSGLADLDGSGSEYETAQEWGDGIGHGDGWASADDEPAPTDALADQDSTSAQGGFADWASGDLTDQNEHAQESRFGNDAFAPDWAQTTDQASIQPAETEIISVPEHSQSAAESFNSTNLFSVGKDPFEHTGVPLEDSLSREKVIGFASASFFNTFGGLEGLETHGGGGFEPNTSTETLGKDGMSGFESDPFAEIQGGGGFESDPFAETQGGGGFESDPFAATQGGGGFESDPFAATQGGGFESDPFAETQGGGGFESDPFAETQGGGGFESDPFAETQGGGGFEVDSFAETQGHAVEQGFSTDLFVNTQGGGGFESDPFTNTKEGSGVAGDFATDPFAETTTEGGTSWAADPFGNTPSAGTEGATNNTGSWQEVSDSSGFFSDGQRDFLAFPGAGGSEGAAKEVSTPRAHKEPENSDLSEDEVANRRYGKLYQEIDTEKEEVTNNAFNGFSQDSSAPAFFADFDKMNESTGVPATAATEADVDTITAVATEAAEGAAACETEAGPEAVAEATPEAAPEAVPEARPEAAPEARPEAAPEARPEAAPEARPEAAPEAAPEARPEAAPETGPETAEGQEPAASTEEAEETRSSTAPKEKTPASPVESPDEPAATEGAEQAEVLPVEEAETPPPIEEVPLECVANPEERKEPPLEEAPTVVAEPVDENPKEATVATTEGPAEVGPEEEKMPIPSVVIEPASSNEGDDDRDGDIISPTTISDNGVAPDNQPAKDISSSGGFPLDFMYKVETLHDFEAANSDELELKKGDIVLVVPTALAEDQDAGWLTGMKESEWSQLGADAHKGLFPENFTQRLD; encoded by the exons GTGCTGCAGAAATTGGGTAAAGCGGACGAGACAAAAGATGAACAGTTTGAACAATGTGTCCAGAACTTCAAGAGACAGGAG TCAGAGGGCTCCCGACTGCAGAGGGAAATGAGGGCGTACTTGACAGCTGTGAAAG CAATGCAACAGGCTTCAATAAACTTGACAGAGTCACTACATGAAGTCTATGAGCCAGATTGGCATGGGAAGGATGATGTCATGACGATCGGGAAG GATTGTGATGCCTTGTGGGAGGACTTTCATCAAAAGCTAGTGGACTCGACAATAATCACATTGGACAACTACCTCCAACAGTTCCCTGATCTTAAG ATCCGTGTTGCAAAAAGAAGCAGAAAGCTGATTGACTTTGACAGTGCACGGCACCATCTAGAGACCCTTCAGGCATCAACCATGAGAAATGACCGGAAGATCGTGAAG gCAGAAGATGAGTTGAAAAAGGCCCAGAAGGTGTTTGATGAGCTAAATGTTGGTTTACAGGACGAGCTGCCCACTCTTTGGGACAG CCGAGTTGGATTCTATGTGAACACGTTCAAGAGTGTGACACACATTGAGGCCAAATTCCATCGGGAAATCTCCTTA CTCTGCAAACAGCTGTATGAAGTGATGACCAAACTTGGAGAGCAGCATTCTGACAAAATGTTCACCATTCAGGGAGCTCCAAG TGATTCGGGACCTTTGCGTCTCGCAAGGACTCCATCACCCCCAAGTGATGATAGTCCACCTGACAGCCCAGTAGCAAGTCCAAACCACTCTCTAAGGCCTGTTTCTCCTGGTCCACCAAGGCCCAAATCACCATCACAG CTGAGAAAGGGGCCACCGGTACCCCCACCACCAAAGGTCACTCCCACCAAGGAGCTGCACCAGGAGCAGATCATCAACCTGTTTGGTGACGAATTCCTACCACCGCCTGCAATGTCGCCATCACTG CCCAACGAGAGACCAGGTGAATCTCTCATGGATATGGACTTTGATCCCTTCACCCCAAACACTCCAATGGGGCAGCCTGTGTCACCAGTGGGACAG GCATTACCCTGGGACATGTGGACG GCAAATGTTGAACCTGCACAGCCT GGTGGAGACTCTGGCTTCGTTGCAGACTGGGCCGCTGACTTTGGCCCCACTCCAGAGAACGGAGACTCTGTTCCTGCGGCTGCTGAAGCTGCAGCCCGTCAAGCTCCTACTGCAGGGCAAGAAGAGGCCCAGGATGGGGCCCAGAGCTGGCACCAGGCAGACGGCTGGGGCGGGGACACAGGGGAGGCGGCAGTAGCAGCACagccacaggagagagaggcagcatctGGAGATGAGGTTAGCGGCTGGGACCCAAACCCCCAACCTAACCCCAACTGTTATttatctggagaggagggtggccAGTCCATGCAGGAAACAGGACAGAGGCCATCAGAGGTAGGGCCAGGGGGATGGGAGGCAGGTTTAGAAGAAGGAGGGGCTGATCCAGGGGCggaagaggcaggcaggggggacCGCCGCAAATCCACGCCGGGGCTTCGCATCACCAACGAGCATGACCAGGAGATTGAAGATACCACTGAGGGCAGTGAGCACGGCTTGTACCTGacacagggaggaagagatggctCCACACCAGAGAGGGGACTATCTGGCCTGGCAGACCTAGATGGTTCAGGCTCTGAATATGAGACAGCACAGGAGTGGGGCGATGGAATAGGCCATGGTGATGGATGGGCCAGCGCTGACGATGAACCTGCACCCACTGATGCCTTGGCAGATCAGGACAGTACCTCTGCCCAAGGAGGTTTTGCTGATTGGGCTTCAGGTGATCTGACTGACCAAAACGAGCATGCTCAGGAAAGCCGATTTGGCAATGATGCCTTTGCACCGGACTGGGCCCAAACAACAGATCAAGCCTCAATACAGCCAGCAGAAACAGAAATAATAAGTGTACCAGAACACTCCCAGAGTGCAGCTGAATCTTTTAACAGCACCAACCTGTTCAGTGTAGGAAAAGACCCATTCGAACACACAGGAGTGCCCCTAGAAGATAGCTTGTCCAGAGAAAAAGTCATAGGATTTGCATCTGCCTCTTTTTTCAATACCTTTGGGGGTTTGGAGGGGTTGGAGACCCATGGTGGAGGTGGATTTGAACCAAATACCTCCACAGAAACTCTTGGGAAGGATGGGATGAGTGGATTTGAATCAGATCCTTTTGCAGAAATTCAAGGGGGAGGTGGGTTTGAGTCAGATCCCTTTGCAGAAACTCAAGGGGGAGGTGGGTTTGAGTCAGATCCCTTTGCAGCAACTCAAGGGGGAGGTGGGTTTGAGTCAGATCCCTTTGCAGCAACTCAAGGAGGTGGGTTTGAGTCAGATCCCTTTGCAGAAACTCAAGGGGGAGGTGGGTTCGAGTCAGATCCCTTTGCAGAAACTCAAGGGGGAGGTGGGTTCGAGTCAGATCCCTTTGCAGAAACTCAAGGGGGAGGTGGTTTTGAGGTAGATTCCTTTGCAGAAACTCAGGGGCATGCTGTGGAGCAAGGATTTTCAACAGATCTCTTTGTGAACACtcagggtggaggtgggttCGAGTCAGACCCTTTTACTAATACCAAGGAGGGAAGTGGGGTAGCAGGTGATTTTGCTACAGATCCTTTTGCAGAAACCACCACAGAAGGTGGGACAAGTTGGGCAGCAGACCCTTTTGGCAATACACCATCAGCAGGAACAGAAGGTGCCACCAATAACACCGGCTCCTGGCAGGAAGTTAGCGACAGCAGTGGATTCTTCTCAGATGGACAGCGCGATTTTCTTGCCTTTCCTGGTGCAGGAGGCAGCGAAGGAGCAGCGAAGGAAGTAAGCACCCCCAGAGCTCACAAAGAGCCAGAGAATTCGGACCTGTCTGAAGACGAGGTGGCAAACCGGAGATACGGAAAGTTGTATCAAGAGATAGatacagagaaggaagag gtGACCAACAATGCATTTAATGGATTTTCACAG GATTCCAGTGCCCCAGCATTCTTTGCTGATTTTGATAAAATG AATGAGTCCACTGGTGTCCCTGCCACCGCTGCCACTGAGGCTGATGTGGACACTATAACAGCTGTTGCCACTGAAGCTGCAGAGGGTGCTGCTGCCTGCGAGACAGAGGCAGGGCCTGAGGCAGTCGCAGAGGCAACCCCAGAGGCAGCCCCAGAGGCAGTCCCAGAGGCAAGGCCTGAGGCAGCCCCAGAGGCAAGGCCTGAGGCAGCCCCAGAGGCCAGGCCTGAGGCAGCCCCAGAGGCCAGGCCTGAGGCAGCCCCAGAGGCAGCCCCAGAAGCCAGACCTGAGGCAGCCCCAGAGACAGGGCCTGAGACAGCTGAGGGCCAGGAGCCTGCTGCCTCTACTGAGGAGGCTGAGGAAACCAGGAGTTCCACTGCCCCTAAAGAGAAGACGCCTGCT TCCCCTGTTGAGTCTCCTGATGAGCCTGCTGCCACTGAGGGGGCTGAACAAGCCGAG GTCCTCCCTGTTGAAGAGGCTGAAACACCACCCCCTATTGAGGAAGTACCGCTG GAATGTGTTGCCAAcccggaggaaaggaaggagccCCCCCTGGAGGAGGCTCCG ACCGTAGTGGCTGAGCCAGTGGATGAGAACCCTAAGGAGGCTACTGTGGCCACCACTGAGGGTCCTGCAGAGGTGGGGCCGGAGGAG GAGAAGATGCCCATCCCATCTGTGGTGATTGAACCCGCCTCTAGCAACGAGGGTGATGATGACCGTGACGGTGACATAATCTCCCCAACAACTATCAGTGACAATGGGGTGGCACCTGATAACCAACCAGCCAAAGACATCAGTTCCTCTGGTGGATTTCCCCTTGACTTCATGTATAAG GTAGAGACCCTGCATGATTTTGAGGCAGCAAACTCGGATGAGCTTGAACTGAAGAAAGGTGACATTGTTCTAGTCGTCCCCACAGCTCTTGCAGAAGATCAG GATGCTGGTTGGCTGACGGGTATGAAGGAAAGTGAATGGTCACAGCTAGGAGCTGATGCCCATAAAGGACTCTTCCCAGAAAACTTCACACAGCGTTTGGATTAA
- the amph gene encoding amphiphysin isoform X9, protein MAEIKTGIFAKNVQKRLSRAQEKVLQKLGKADETKDEQFEQCVQNFKRQESEGSRLQREMRAYLTAVKAMQQASINLTESLHEVYEPDWHGKDDVMTIGKDCDALWEDFHQKLVDSTIITLDNYLQQFPDLKIRVAKRSRKLIDFDSARHHLETLQASTMRNDRKIVKAEDELKKAQKVFDELNVGLQDELPTLWDSRVGFYVNTFKSVTHIEAKFHREISLLCKQLYEVMTKLGEQHSDKMFTIQGAPSDSGPLRLARTPSPPSDDSPPDSPVASPNHSLRPVSPGPPRPKSPSQLRKGPPVPPPPKVTPTKELHQEQIINLFGDEFLPPPAMSPSLPNERPGESLMDMDFDPFTPNTPMGQPVSPVGQALPWDMWTANVEPAQPPDSGSVRTVGAEERGGCSDPSSTTDFNPGFPAFPEQGGDSGFVADWAADFGPTPENGDSVPAAAEAAARQAPTAGQEEAQDGAQSWHQADGWGGDTGEAAVAAQPQEREAASGDEVTNNAFNGFSQDSSAPAFFADFDKMNESTGVPATAATEADVDTITAVATEAAEGAAACETEAGPEAVAEATPEAAPEAVPEARPEAAPEARPEAAPEARPEAAPEARPEAAPEAAPEARPEAAPETGPETAEGQEPAASTEEAEETRSSTAPKEKTPASPVESPDEPAATEGAEQAEVLPVEEAETPPPIEEVPLECVANPEERKEPPLEEAPTVVAEPVDENPKEATVATTEGPAEVGPEEEKMPIPSVVIEPASSNEGDDDRDGDIISPTTISDNGVAPDNQPAKDISSSGGFPLDFMYKVETLHDFEAANSDELELKKGDIVLVVPTALAEDQDAGWLTGMKESEWSQLGADAHKGLFPENFTQRLD, encoded by the exons GTGCTGCAGAAATTGGGTAAAGCGGACGAGACAAAAGATGAACAGTTTGAACAATGTGTCCAGAACTTCAAGAGACAGGAG TCAGAGGGCTCCCGACTGCAGAGGGAAATGAGGGCGTACTTGACAGCTGTGAAAG CAATGCAACAGGCTTCAATAAACTTGACAGAGTCACTACATGAAGTCTATGAGCCAGATTGGCATGGGAAGGATGATGTCATGACGATCGGGAAG GATTGTGATGCCTTGTGGGAGGACTTTCATCAAAAGCTAGTGGACTCGACAATAATCACATTGGACAACTACCTCCAACAGTTCCCTGATCTTAAG ATCCGTGTTGCAAAAAGAAGCAGAAAGCTGATTGACTTTGACAGTGCACGGCACCATCTAGAGACCCTTCAGGCATCAACCATGAGAAATGACCGGAAGATCGTGAAG gCAGAAGATGAGTTGAAAAAGGCCCAGAAGGTGTTTGATGAGCTAAATGTTGGTTTACAGGACGAGCTGCCCACTCTTTGGGACAG CCGAGTTGGATTCTATGTGAACACGTTCAAGAGTGTGACACACATTGAGGCCAAATTCCATCGGGAAATCTCCTTA CTCTGCAAACAGCTGTATGAAGTGATGACCAAACTTGGAGAGCAGCATTCTGACAAAATGTTCACCATTCAGGGAGCTCCAAG TGATTCGGGACCTTTGCGTCTCGCAAGGACTCCATCACCCCCAAGTGATGATAGTCCACCTGACAGCCCAGTAGCAAGTCCAAACCACTCTCTAAGGCCTGTTTCTCCTGGTCCACCAAGGCCCAAATCACCATCACAG CTGAGAAAGGGGCCACCGGTACCCCCACCACCAAAGGTCACTCCCACCAAGGAGCTGCACCAGGAGCAGATCATCAACCTGTTTGGTGACGAATTCCTACCACCGCCTGCAATGTCGCCATCACTG CCCAACGAGAGACCAGGTGAATCTCTCATGGATATGGACTTTGATCCCTTCACCCCAAACACTCCAATGGGGCAGCCTGTGTCACCAGTGGGACAG GCATTACCCTGGGACATGTGGACG GCAAATGTTGAACCTGCACAGCCT CCGGACTCTGGGTCTGTGAGAACTGTGGGtgctgaggagaggggcggttgTAGTGATCCCTCAAGCACTACTGACTTTAACCCTGGGTTCCCCGCATTCCCTGAGCAGGGTGGAGACTCTGGCTTCGTTGCAGACTGGGCCGCTGACTTTGGCCCCACTCCAGAGAACGGAGACTCTGTTCCTGCGGCTGCTGAAGCTGCAGCCCGTCAAGCTCCTACTGCAGGGCAAGAAGAGGCCCAGGATGGGGCCCAGAGCTGGCACCAGGCAGACGGCTGGGGCGGGGACACAGGGGAGGCGGCAGTAGCAGCACagccacaggagagagaggcagcatctGGAGATGAG gtGACCAACAATGCATTTAATGGATTTTCACAG GATTCCAGTGCCCCAGCATTCTTTGCTGATTTTGATAAAATG AATGAGTCCACTGGTGTCCCTGCCACCGCTGCCACTGAGGCTGATGTGGACACTATAACAGCTGTTGCCACTGAAGCTGCAGAGGGTGCTGCTGCCTGCGAGACAGAGGCAGGGCCTGAGGCAGTCGCAGAGGCAACCCCAGAGGCAGCCCCAGAGGCAGTCCCAGAGGCAAGGCCTGAGGCAGCCCCAGAGGCAAGGCCTGAGGCAGCCCCAGAGGCCAGGCCTGAGGCAGCCCCAGAGGCCAGGCCTGAGGCAGCCCCAGAGGCAGCCCCAGAAGCCAGACCTGAGGCAGCCCCAGAGACAGGGCCTGAGACAGCTGAGGGCCAGGAGCCTGCTGCCTCTACTGAGGAGGCTGAGGAAACCAGGAGTTCCACTGCCCCTAAAGAGAAGACGCCTGCT TCCCCTGTTGAGTCTCCTGATGAGCCTGCTGCCACTGAGGGGGCTGAACAAGCCGAG GTCCTCCCTGTTGAAGAGGCTGAAACACCACCCCCTATTGAGGAAGTACCGCTG GAATGTGTTGCCAAcccggaggaaaggaaggagccCCCCCTGGAGGAGGCTCCG ACCGTAGTGGCTGAGCCAGTGGATGAGAACCCTAAGGAGGCTACTGTGGCCACCACTGAGGGTCCTGCAGAGGTGGGGCCGGAGGAG GAGAAGATGCCCATCCCATCTGTGGTGATTGAACCCGCCTCTAGCAACGAGGGTGATGATGACCGTGACGGTGACATAATCTCCCCAACAACTATCAGTGACAATGGGGTGGCACCTGATAACCAACCAGCCAAAGACATCAGTTCCTCTGGTGGATTTCCCCTTGACTTCATGTATAAG GTAGAGACCCTGCATGATTTTGAGGCAGCAAACTCGGATGAGCTTGAACTGAAGAAAGGTGACATTGTTCTAGTCGTCCCCACAGCTCTTGCAGAAGATCAG GATGCTGGTTGGCTGACGGGTATGAAGGAAAGTGAATGGTCACAGCTAGGAGCTGATGCCCATAAAGGACTCTTCCCAGAAAACTTCACACAGCGTTTGGATTAA